TTGGATTGCGCCTTTCTTTAATTGTTTGGGGAAACCGGTTGCTCTTATATGCTATTTATCATGGATCTTTCCCCCTTGTTTCAGTTGGATCTCTACTCGACAAATTCAATCCCTTCTCTTGTTTCCAAgcattattttttagaaaaatcttcACTTAAATTCCATGGGAAATTTATGAGCGAATTTGTGAAAGAAAGCTGACAAATTGGCAGACATGCTTGAATGTTTAAATTGGTTTGGTAATTTAGGTGATGCTGTGAGAAGCTTTATAGAATTGCTAGTAAGagtacaaagaaaaagaaaaaaaggcaagTGTCCTTTTTGCAATTTTCATGGGCAATTTTGTTCTCCATTATTCAATCCCTGTCATGCTAATAGTTGCTTGAAGGAAATAATCAAATAGTCACTCATTTAATTTCCGATTTGTTTTACATTATAAAGGGAGCCAATGTTGATGAGTATCTTACAGAGCTGCAATTGATGAATTTCCTCCTTTTCTTGcacaggccaaaaaaaaaaaacaatatttGCTTAGCAGTTATTAATAGGTTACAAGGATAGTTATCCATAACCAAGAGATTATGAACTTTTTGTTAGGAGCAAATCATCAATGAACATGCATTCAGATTTTGATCCCTTGTTTAGTCTGCACTCAATTAGTCTCAGGTCATATGGAGAAAGGTACATGAGGCAAACAGAATATATGACCTACAGAAATTATATGCAGCATATAAAGTATCTTATAATGGTTGTGCCTGTTTCTCAGTGCTATTGCTTTTGTTCCCCACCAAGCATTCACAGATTATTCTTCTTTTGAAAGAGGGGATAGCATGGGGCCTTTGGTGGTAGTGAGGCGGTGGTTGTTGTTCTCTAATTTGAGTCCTAGATAGATTATTCCAGTCTAATTGGTCAAGCAACTGATTTGGGTGGGTTCAATAGGTCTTCTGACCATGCCATGGCCTCACAACCTGCTAGCTCTAGATAACTATCCATCTTAACCAATCTTTTATGCTTTGCATTAAGCATTCCACTACCCACTCCATTGTTTCCTTGACCTTCCATTCAAAGTTTTAGGCACTCATCATCATTATTTTGATCATACTTGGGGCATATATCAAGTTCCACTGGTCTCTGCAATGATGCAAGTTAAAAATACTAGGCATATAGtgcgtgaatttttttttttttttttaatcttgagAAAAAGATATGCAACACATTAGTTGGACCTCAGACATTCTCCATGAGGAGAAGGGACCAAGCTGCTGGACTAGGCCCCAAATGGTGAATTTTCTATAGGACTGGATTCTAAAATTAGGCCACCAATATATAGACCTACTATTGAACTCTATACATTACAGTAAATTGTCGTTGTGCCTATTATGATCTGGTCAAGATGCAGTTGCGAAAAGGACAGTTTCAGGATGATTAAATCTCATTCCTTTgtataaaagaaaatacttaatgTGTGCATTGGCAAATTTGTCATTTCTACATATTAGTTCTAGCAGGACAAGGAAAAataatcatattttctcaaaacaAATATCGACCTAGATTATTGGCTACATGCATATGGGGGTAACTTGTTGCAAATTTAATGAATATAAAATTTCACCATTTTTGAATTTGCAAGTAAACTCCATGCGGGGAAGACATCCTTACAGTGCTTTAACTAACACATGCTGATTTAACAGGGAGACTCTCTTATCTTGGGACAGTGTTGTAGagtttctcataattttttttattgatgaagatTCACTTTAAATAGTTCTTAAAATGTTCGATAGAGTGTTAAAGCGAGACATAATAAATATGTAGAATAAGAGTCTATGCCACCAGATAACTTCTTTCCATCtcgtttctttttcttgttcatgCTATTTGATGCTTGACAAAAGTTACATCATGGAAAAGAAACTGCCATTGTTTCTTAATTTTCTCATTATGAATTGCATAATTATCCCTTACTATGAAAGAACAAATTAGTGGATTCAAGAAGACATGCTTAAAGGATAGCAATTGATATCTTTCTTTGACAAGGGTAGCCTCGAGCTAGCAAATTGGGCATATTGGCAGCTCATTGAATTCTACAAAGGGTTGTACTGCATTTGCGTGATTAATATTGAACAGTAAAGCAACTGAATGATATGCTTTCATGGTGGTTTAAATATATCAGTTTGGCCCTTTAGATAAGTGGGTTTCATTTGTTTGTTCACAAAATACTGTAACTATAATCACTGAGGCAATTGTCCAATTTGCTGTTTTTATCAGGGGTTTGATGTTCTATTATTTGAAGTTTCAGGGGAAGTTTAATTACTCATAACTATAACATATTTGTAAATATATTCATGTCTTTCAATCTCATGAGAGGTACATGACATGTTTTGAGTACAAAGAAAACAAtacgcatacatacatacatacatacatacaggcATCTGTAATCTTATGCTATTGGACTAAATGAAACTTTCTGATGCTTAATGATGCAGCTCAGCAATTATAGCTCCATCGATGGCGTTCTGTActgatacatacatatagatacatagatATAGGCATCTGTAATCTTATGCTATTGGACTAAATGAAACTTTTTGATGCTTAATGATGCAGCTCAGCAATTATAGCTCCATCGATGGCGTTCTGTACTGCAAACCCCATTATGACCAACTTTTTAAGATGACTGGCAGCTTAGATAAAAGTTTTGAAGGTAGCTTTTGGCCTTGTTTGGCGATTCTTATTTCCTGTTTTCTGTTTTTGGAAATAAAAACACAAAAACCTAGAAAGATAACATGTTTGAATCTACTATTTCTATTTCTTATTTTAAAAAACTGATATTGTtatttctgaaaaaaataaaaacaaaaaaaaaaggaaaatcttACTTTAGTGAAGTCAGTGCCCTGTCCGCTACCATTACTGTTGTTGCCACCGCTGCTGCCTTTGCTGCTACCCTTACTGCCACCACTGCCACTGCTGTGTTACCGCCACCACTACTGCAGCCACTGCTGCTACCGCCAACAAAACCACTGCTGCCACTAAAGGTTGGAAGAGGGGCtgattcttttttcttcttttatgtttacaaaaaaaataacaatagtCAACTTCAGCAAACAAATTTttgtttttgaaaatttaaaatagtaGAAACAAAGTTTGTGTTTTCTATTCTTGGAAAATAGGAAAATGGAAAGTTATGCTTGCAGCCTTCTTTTCAGTTTTGCAATGCAATTACATGTTTAGAGCTTAAGCAGTGCTTTTGCCAATCTAGATGCTCCGAGATCTGCTAGGGCGGACCGATCTAGTGGTCATGAGGTATTCTGCCACATATATTTTAATCAGGCTGCTTGTCCCCTTTTTCACTTATACATTCTTTTTGGGTTTGTCCATTGTATCAtttgaattaagttatgggttatCTTTTGCAGAGCAATGCTAACAGTAGATTTTCAAGTATGTTTGTTGGGACACAGGACAAGTGTGTGGTTTGCAAGAAAACTGTTTACCCGATTGAGAAGGTATgcattatctatttatttatataatatatgggACATTAAATATGCTACATTCATGTGTCCTTCTCTGCTAGACTCTTAATGAATTTAGAACTcctttcttttaaaaagaaattgtcaataaattttcttttaaacattttttttttcaatttcctCTATGGAGTTGCATCTGCTGGTGGCATATAGGTTTCATGTATGtgcattttttctctcttcactcTCTTCACAATATATAGCCTGTATATATTGTGAAGTCGAGATAGCCATGGATTATTGTAGATTCCTGCATTCTCCCACATGCTTAGGCTGAGGGCTGTAAAGTGCTGAAAATTTATAATCTCAGTGGTTTGTCAAACGGAATTAACTTTAGGAGTCGGGTGCTGTGAAAGGGATATAAGTAATACGGCCGGCCCTGGGGCGGGTCAAAGCGGGCGACCGCCCCagacccctattttttttttttttgtctgggtAAATCAAATGCCTTCTTCCTCTCCCGAGCCCCAGCACCCCAACGGTTTTTTTGGATAAACCAAACGTCTTCTCCCTCTCACAATCTGTAGCTCCTCTCCCCCGCCTCCTCCGTCTCCGATCTTTTCATCCTATTCTGCTGTCCATCGGTGATTCTTCCTTATTTTGGAtgtcaaaaatcagatcaaaatccgtCAAAAAATcaagtaaatctcttcaatccttctctttcaatctgctatgaataattaatatttaaaatatattaatttttaataaattttttttttatttggccccaggcctaaaaaatatcaggaccggcaGTAAACTGGACAATTTTCAATGCtggtcttggattttttttttttttttttttgtaataacctatattcaaaaaaatcacacgggaattatgatttaagacatCTTATTGGATTGTTAGATCCAGTTCCCAATGTGTTGAATATGTTTGGAAAAAGTTACAGACGATTACCGGTGCTGCAAACATGTatagttcatgacttcatttacATTGAAACTCTTAAATTAGAAAGAGGTTAACATGCTTCACATGGATCAGAGAGCAAATAAGCATGTACAGCTCAATTTGCTTTTGCATATTGCATAGTTAATTACATTGTCaatatcaagattttaaatcctgtGGATGGGGGTGTGTTGGTCTCGCCATGGAATCGGACATAGTGCTGTCCTGCCCTATCCCAGCAGCCATCCCGGTCGAGGTAGGTACCTTCGTCTctatcctcttcttttctttctttttttcgctttctttgtttctttttttcttccttcctttttttctttttctttctttccctttttactttctttctttttcttatcccttccttcctttctgtatttcttttctttttttctttctctttcctttcttccttctttcattCCTTTCtatcttctcccttcctttttttttctttcctttttcttcttcttccttccattttttttcttttcttcttctttttttcttttctttctatgcATGGATGGGTTTCGACGTCCCAGCCCTCCATCCTGGTCCGTTCTCTCATAGGAACGAGATCTAATGATGGGGATGCCGCCCCTGTCTCTATAGGACTTAAAACCTTGGTCAATATGTGGCATCATAAGTTTGCATGCTAATCTGTTTCATGGGTTGTCTTGTATACTCCAATTATTGAGACTGATAATAATGATTGCAAGCTGATATATGTTATTGAAATTGATTTGTTTGTCATCTTCCAATTTGCATTCATTTTGTTGGTCCCCTTTCTTTTTGGTACAATTTTTTTTGGGCCCCTTGACCAACTGTAAGGGGTTGCTTGGTTGGGGAAATTAAGGTCTGGAATGGAAATcagaatgggtgactcccatttcAGCAGCTTGGTTGGAGGGAATTCTATTTCGATTCTgggatggaatgggaatggcccAATCTACCTAAAACTCAATTCTTACTCTcccctatggattcaaattttcgttccaatttcgatttcgatcatgAACCCAATATTTTGGGGGATTTGGTCATTCTAATTTCCATTCTGATTCCGGTTGCGAACCAAGCAACAGAGTGTTGGTAGTTTGCATCGCAAGAATTTAACTTAACTATAAAATATTCTCCCATTTACTTGTAAGTGGCTTTTAATGAGGATTCTATTTGAGGTCTTTAAATTTCAATTTGTTGTTTTGTCCCTTCCCTTGATTTATTTGGGTTCTAATAGTTGGAAAGTTTTACAAAGTGTTTGGTTGTCAAAAGAAGTTCAAATACattttcttttttgaattttttacaccACCAAACATCCAGCTGCATGGAATCATAACTTCTAATTCAACGAAATATACAAAATCACAAATACCATTATTTTGTATGACATCTAAACACATCCCAATCCTGATCTACAAAATGCTTCTATCCAAGGACATAACTACTTCTATAGTGGACATTGTTATTATCTTTCCCTACACATTATCCAAAATTTCTTCAACTCATGTTAGCTTCCACTTGAATCTAATCTCAGCTCTTCTTGGTTTTTCAAGATCTTGCTGCATATGACTAAAATTTACTAGTTTGCATCGCTttgttttcagtttatttttcttctaGGCTTCCTTGAACACATTCACTTCTTTCCTCTTAACATCATGGTAGCATTGTCATTATTATCTCTCTTATGTTCTACGAAAATATTATGCATAGTaccaattttcatatgaacaattgATTCTAATTCTGCCTTACAATTTAAGCACCACTAGATAATAGCACAGTGCTTCATATCCCATAGTTAATTACACAGGAACGTCACCTATCTTGTAGTCTCTTATATATAGCAAGTATTGATAGAAAATTTTCAGATCAATGTACGCCGTACTGCATTGAACCACCCGGTCTGGGTCGGAACCTATACAAAAATGCTATTCTGTTTGGAAAGACCATATTTTCTGGGATTCGAAAATAAATTCTGTATCAAATCTTTTAACATAAAAGATCAGGAGCTTTATTTGAAACTAACTATTTGCAACCTTGTAGTTCACAATCCACAAATCTAATCTCTAGTACTGTCACAGATTTGGATCCCTACTGCATGTATAATGTGTGTCCAATACTCCAATGTTTCTACACATACATAATATAATACACTCATTTTAATGCTCCACCTAAGGAAGATCCTAATAGATATTGGCTGCTTGACTCTATTGAGATAACCTATGAGTAAATCAGGATTTCGTTATACGAAAAGATGCTGTCCAATACTTTTGAGTAATAGCTTCCAACGTTCTGTAGTAGCTGGTCACTGTAGGCCAGTTCTTTATGAGTTCAAGTCTTGTTAGGAATCTGACGTAACTCTAAACTTTTCTGCTGGTTTTTTAGCCATTTTTCCATTATGCCCATCCTCAAAGATTGTTCCGTTACAACAAGGACTCCCTAAAACAGGCAGCCAAGCTTGTCTACAACCTAGTCAACTAGCTGTTATACAATCCAAAGGCAGTACAGATGTCATAGTAATGTTCCTAAGCAATTGGTTACTGAGAGTAGTTACTAGATGTAGTTGAACTTTCACCCCAATGACCAAAAGAACCACCTCTCTTTAATGGTGTTGGCTTTTGACGGTATCAGTTCTGCTCACCCCATCCATCCATTGATAATCTTGGTGTCCCTGCTATGCCAGTACCTTTGTCCTTGAATCATTCTACTCACATGGCACCTTGATAGATGGTAATGAAGTCCCATATACGATCCTTGTGGTGTCTTTTCAATTTAATACTTAAATATCGTGATCCTCACCTTGTACGTAGTAATATGTATTTTAATCTATCCTGCATGCACATGATCTTTCCAATCATCACATTTGTCATTTGTAAGATAAATTAGTTAATATATGAATTCTTGCAGCTGGTGGAGGCTTCACACTCTCATATCAGTAAAATcacatcattcttttgaagcatCATAATTGAACTTTCAAGGGATATGCAATTGTGGAACCCACATAGGGTAATAATTTTCCCTTTTGTTTTGCAAACTTGGTAGAAGAGCGTTTCTCCTTTCTGCTTGATTGGTAGGTCTAATAAATTACACTGGCATAAGTGGTTAAGATAAGACTTTCCTGCCCCTTTTGTAATCCCATCTTGTTGTCTCAGGTTTTTTCCATGGTATCATGTATTGTGCTTATGTTGACCAGGAGCCAACATTTTAAGCATACTAAATTACATTCACCACACCAACACTTATCATCGGCAGCACAGAAATTATGGGTATCAATACATGAAAATCTAATGTAGGAAATTCATCCTCTTCATTTGGAACTGTTAACTAATTTTTCATTGAAAAGAAGCTTTATTGGGGGGGATATTCAAAAGTGCTTTGAATGTTCAAAACAAGCTTGAATCGTAGTTCCAGGTGAAACTTTTATACTGCTATTAACATTTAtagtaaattttaatatttagaatgtgttattttaatttatttggagTTCTTTCAGAGGAAATACATTATGTTGCTTTGTATTCGACCATATATCTAGTGCTTTCATAGGTGGACAAAGTGTGCAGATGACAAGGAGATTGCAAAGAACCTAGCCAGAAAGGGGCTTTAGGCAACCATCTTTGCGGAGTATATTGTAAAATACTAAAAGTATAAGtaactaaaaattataaatacaTCGGAACAAAATTAGGGGAAATAAGCTAAACTAAAGAAACAACTTCATGATTATCTTAGAATCCATTTTCCTAACAAATGGCATGTTAACTGGTAAATCATCCCTTTCACTACAAGTTACATGTCAGTATCTATTTATCATCCAAGAAATATTTTCAGAAGTTTTGTCAATGCTGTGATAAGCTCTACCTAGTGTGCGTGCGTGCATGTGCATGTGTCTGTTGAGGTGTTCCTGTTAACTTTCCAATACCAGTTGATTTATGTGATGGTTATGTACCCTGCTATGAATACAGTTGAAATTTGTGTGTTGTGAGGCGCCATCTGGCATCAGTAACAACTGAAAATTCATCACATGTTTTATTGACCattttggttttctttttttttttttctttttctttgttctttttttttttttggttggggtGGGAAGGGGAGCTTTTCTATCTTGCTTTGATAAAATGACCGATATGTGACGTGTATATCTGCATCCTTAGGATCTGCAGCAAATTTTACTTGGTATGCTCTCCCTATTTTCAGGTAGCTGTTGATGGCACCTCATGCCACAGACCATGCTTCAAGTGTAGCCATGGAGGTTGTGTGATCAGCCCATCTAATTATGTCGCACATGAGGGCAAAGTTTACTGCAAGCACCACCACTCTCAGCTCTTCATGATTAAGGGAAATTTCAGTCAGCTTCAAGACAAGCATGAAAACATTAAAGTGCCTATCAAGTATCCAGTGCCAGATGACAATGCAGAGTGTGTTAGTTGACTATTCTCGTGTGGACAATAATTTTGCTACGCACCTTTTGGGTGCCTGTGAAATGAGACAGCGGTACGAGTTTGACTACATGCAGCTACTGAGTTTGGTTACCACATTTTGATCCTTGGGTTTCTTATATCTTGAGAAGCTTCTCTTTATTGCATAATCTTTGAGTTGTGAGAGATGAAATAATAAATATGGCATGTTTTAGCTTCTTTTCCAATAAGCTGTGTTGTATTCCATGGTTGAAGGGGGTGATGGTTGTGCGTCAGTTATCTGCTCAAGGAGGGGGCCTTGCATGTTTCGGGTATCAAATATTACTCTGGTTAATTTCCTTTTGATCAGGAATCATGTTATTTGTTCTGGAGAAAGTGTGCTTTGCAAAATTATCTGTTCTTCAACAATTGTTTTTAGTTAATTTGATGATCATGTTGTGACAGCTTCTTTTAGGCCACGAGCATATCTGCATCAAATTATTGGATTGCTTGTAAACACTCTAAAGCAATTTGTTGAATTCATAAATCCAATTTTTGAACAGAAAATGCAAGATATCTTGCTGAATCGGATGTTTAGATGTGTCTGtagcatttttttttcattaacatTTTGTATTATAGGTGCTGATTTGATGGATGCGTTTCTTCAGATACTGTCAGAAGTTAATGTGGCAAAGTGAATGAATGATATAATAGTAAATTATGGGAAGTAGGAAGTAGGCATATAGTTGGGATTTCAGTGATTTGAGTTCCATaagtaaaataataataataataatatttttttaatatctttactGTATTATGAGTTTTTATCATATTGATTTTAATCTTGTGTATTTTGTATATATATCctcctaaatattcaaatttgtgtCAATACCTTttcaaattgatatttatatatatattctcataCGATACTTATTTTGCATATatgtctttttttctttatttttgcatGTGTACCACATTATCTAATACTATCAAAAAAATAACAGTTTAAAATTcaaatgactaaaatattttaatgggtagatatgtaaaaaaaatataaggataTATACATAATAGCAATTTTATGAAGGTATTcatgtaaatttaaatatttatgaaggtatatatagaaaaaaatttaatttaatttttatctatttcatctagatGGATTTAGATTCTCTTACTTTATAATGTAATAATAGATTACATAACATAACAACaagatgatattatataatatatattatatattttaattctatATTGCATTTTGTTTTTAGGAAAAGGTAGGATGATTTATTAAAACTTCGTTCATTCAATAAATAAATACAAGAACTTTTTTGgacaaagaaaagggagagaggaagTAAACGGGGAAAAGAATGATAAAAATCATTGTAAACTAAAATGAGGCTACTAACAGCAAGGGGATTAATAGAGATTAACAGTTAGTATAGTTTCCTCCTATAAAGCTTTTCATAGTTTCTAGAAAAGGAGCCAGCTTCATACATGTGACTACCAAGCCTTAATCGCATCCTCCAATAATCCCTTCTTGgcttcaaaaaatgatggtgttgGCATTTCTTATGCTTTCCAAATGTTTCAAAATAAGGAATCTACTGTAATGTCCCACTTATTACGTTGCTCTCTTCTAACACCATGTTGCACTCTTCTAACACTATTTACCTCCACTCTACTTATGGAATATCGAAGCTAAAAGCTCAAGAATGATGGAGAAGTCAAGGAAGGAGATTTGCTTAGTCTTCCTTCATCTAGCAAAGCAAACTCCGGTAAAATACTCGACAATGCAAACTTCGTCGACTGTTTGGTATAAAGCCCAAACCCATATTGCAAATTCTCATTATTACATAATGCCCAAAACCACCACTATATCTATTTTGTGTAAATGTACAAACAATCCATTTAATATTAGGTTGACACTTTCTTAAAAATATATTGTTATACATTAGAAGAAACATGGATGGTTGCAATCTATCTAtttctagataaaataattttaatatatcattagATAAAAAGATCTTTTTATCCATATAAGTCAATAAATTAAGTATATTCATTATTTTAGTTGTGTATATTAATTTTTCTTCCATTAATATAAAGAAAGAATCAACAAATCAAGAGAGGTATATTTATGTTTaggattttttgcatgtatatccttccaaatattcaaattatgtaaataccctcataaaattactatttatgtatatatccttataaattaTTCTTTTTGCATATTTGTCCATCaggatattttagttattttaattttaaatctttaagtTTTTAATTGCATTAGGTGATGTAGGTACATAtacaaagaataagaaaaaaagatatatatgcaaaataagtattttatgaggatatacatgcaaatattaatttgaaaagatatttgcataaatttgaatatttaggagGATTTACACTAAAAAGCCCTTTAATCTTTCACATTCTTCTAATAAAATCCCTCAATTTGTTTAACATAATTTCTTACAAGTTCATGCAAGTGAAGAAAGAGTGATGCCACATGAGGTATCTCTACTGCTCCGATATGTGTTTGATATGATATAGCTGAAATTTCAGTTTTCATTATTTTTGCCAATATAAAATCATACATCACAAGATATTGACCAATACACCAACGTTTCAGCCAAGAATTTTTTGTTCTTTACTACCTTAAATGAGTGATTCTAACAAACCAATGCCAACATCAAATTTTGAAAAGTGTTAAAACTctaattatcaaaaaaaagtgTTAAAAATCTAATTACCAAAAAAATAAGTGCTtgttactaaaaaaaataaataagtgcttgttactaaaaaaaataaataagtgcTTAATATTTATTACTATATTTGTTGAGATATCAAAAGCTAGTTCTCATATTTCAACAAATATAGCCAAACATTTCCTTGTTCTGAAAAATATTATTCTATTTTGATTGAGATGAATCAAGATCTTTATATATTTGTAGTTTACTGTGATGATTAGTATCTCAATATTTGAAAACCCCGATGTCGGGATGGAGAAAGGAGTTTTTGCAAGTATCCTCATTGTCCAGCTGTCCTAAGTACGGTATTATCAAATTTTTGTTCTTACAAAAATTGTGAAGGGTGCTTACCATAACAAATATTACACTGTtgcttaaaatacaatatggataatttcCACTTGGATAGGAGTATGGAAGTTATACATATTGTTGCTACAAGGCTCAAAATCTCATACTGGAGCAGATTGGATGAAATCAAGTTGGAAGCTGGTAGCAATCCGATCTGAAATGGCTTCAAGAAGATCTACAAGATAAGTTAAAAACTAGAAGGAGATCCTCTGATTTTtgatcctccaatgcttaagtcagttttgAGCCCGAGAACAGTAGGTGGAAAAAAGTAGAAGAGCACAAGAATGTTTGTGTGGAACTAGAGAAGTCGGACTGAGTGGGAATTAGAGCCCTCGTTTGAGAACTGGCAAAATTTCGATCGATAGAATCTTCCCTAGTTTTAGAATTGTGAACTTATCCTTGAAAGATCTCTGGTCCT
Above is a genomic segment from Elaeis guineensis isolate ETL-2024a chromosome 1, EG11, whole genome shotgun sequence containing:
- the LOC105039163 gene encoding LIM domain-containing protein WLIM1, which translates into the protein MASGAFGRTTQKCKACEKTVYLVDQLTADGRIYHKACFRCHHCKGTLRLSNYSSIDGVLYCKPHYDQLFKMTGSLDKSFEDAPRSARADRSSGHESNANSRFSSMFVGTQDKCVVCKKTVYPIEKVAVDGTSCHRPCFKCSHGGCVISPSNYVAHEGKVYCKHHHSQLFMIKGNFSQLQDKHENIKVPIKYPVPDDNAECVS